Proteins encoded together in one Lathyrus oleraceus cultivar Zhongwan6 chromosome 5, CAAS_Psat_ZW6_1.0, whole genome shotgun sequence window:
- the LOC127086973 gene encoding transcription factor bHLH30 has translation MEMEDFTSTRINEYGSSSSLVLDRERGELVEASVKLERKGVSPERTIEALKNHSEAERRRRARINSHLDTLRTVIPGANKLDKASLLAEVITHLKELKTNAAQASEGLMIPKDNDEIRVESQEGGLNGFPYSIRASLCCEYKPGLLSDIRQALDELHLMIIRAEIATLGGRMKNVFVIISCKEQNFEDAEYRQFLAGSVHQALRSVLDRFSVSQDIIETRKRRRISIFSSSSLGDFL, from the exons ATGGAAATGGAGGATTTTACTTCAACCAGAATCAATGAGTATGGttcttcttcttctcttgttTTGGATAGAGAAAGAGGAGAGCTTGTGGAAGCATCCGTGAAGCTGGAACGCAAAGGTGTTTCACCTGAGAGAACTATTGAAGCTTTGAAGAATCACAGTGAAGCTGAGAGGAGAAGAAGAGCAAGAATTAATTCACATCTTGATACCCTTCGTACCGTTATTCCAGGTGCTAATAAG TTGGACAAAGCATCTTTACTAGCTGAGGTTATTACACATTTGAAAGAGCTAAAAACAAATGCAGCACAAGCAAGTGAAGGACTAATGATTCCAAAAGACAATGATGAGATAAGAGTTGAATCACAAGAAGGTGGATTAAATGGTTTCCCTTATTCGATTAGAGCGTCACTATGTTGTGAATACAAACCAGGTTTATTGTCTGATATAAGACAAGCACTTGATGAACTTCATCTTATGATAATAAGGGCAGAGATTGCAACTTTAGGAGGTAGAATGAAGAATGTCTTTGTCATAATAAGCTGCAAAGAACAGAATTTCGAGGATGCTGAGTATCGACAGTTTCTCGCTGGATCGGTTCATCAAGCTCTTAGATCTGTTCTTGATAGATTTTCTGTTTCACAAGATATTATAGAAACTAGAAAGAGGAGGAGGATTTCTATATTCAGTTCTTCATCTTTAGGAGATTTCTTATAA
- the LOC127086974 gene encoding histone H4 — protein sequence MSGRGKGGKGLGKGGAKRHRKVLRDNIQGITKPAIRRLARRGGVKRISGLIYEETRGVLKIFLENVIRDAVTYTEHARRKTVTAMDVVYALKRQGRTLYGFGG from the coding sequence ATGTCTGGAAGAGGTAAAGGAGGAAAGGGTTTAGGAAAGGGTGGTGCCAAGCGTCACCGTAAGGTTCTGAGGGACAATATCCAAGGAATTACAAAGCCTGCTATTCGCCGTCTTGCAAGACGCGGTGGTGTGAAGCGTATCAGTGGCTTAATCTATGAAGAAACTCGCGGTGTTCTGAAGATCTTTCTTGAGAATGTTATTCGTGATGCGGTTACCTACACTGAGCATGCTCGCCGTAAGACTGTTACTGCAATGGATGTTGTTTACGCTCTCAAGAGACAGGGGAGGACACTTTATGGATTTGGGGGTTAG